Proteins co-encoded in one Xiphophorus couchianus chromosome 16, X_couchianus-1.0, whole genome shotgun sequence genomic window:
- the svilc gene encoding supervillin isoform X1: MDASEKLVLEPRAERIARYKAERRRELAERYGDLEELPSKWVRRDGKELNNPATSARGGELNSDSLGERVNGKTRDITNGVKADTPGEPNYLRSQNCQDSINVPSEDGLLVHPGPDAPQLHTRVLVGQLRSSLLQQTEGRAGQEKLGPDPGQTTSSLDLAAGSEGGRRRNRRYLQGSGGGRKTSERFRTQPITANEMEESTGLLDADENDKKADVKTDDRAKMSVAAKMSLFKELEKSAASDSLAPLKPRSASSLHERRMRRNNDLRFLTQPITCEEMVSMSAPPAAEVQSGQSESVEDGDESCRMSMREKLALFNRLSVSGKNGSGPADGPPERRKQKGARYRTQPITVDEVSLLQKGPIQLPAFSLSPNLYDRQQASSVNLKPSEVHLTQPKSELSEPESTRQGLQDHNSEPCLKGILKKSRPDDSKRSGTDGQELPLLNQQNGEDCTDPEMFGRSERPERLEPHRDASVKVAPWRQRARNRRETPTQLSSDLDSQIISSVGNGSDAGTQGEEQSVGRLEEEDKPKQKALVSVRVCSPKLQETAESLRGKEKSESPILEAPQCWEPVFASVFAINTPQYIMCFNQTVMCFEAQEVSSPTKSPIQPQWRQKSKEAEPELQMEEGEERKTEQQSNKQETEINIERKSPAETDSCDISNKNMYSSDAATETVLHIDPPHEETPADSLKISDGGFCGSLPPPPAGGTTACGDVAATETDQDLAILCQSSTPILSSAVAEHRRAVRPSRRTQGSRNPLRALAARDDIRQDYMGERDNNAAEERGHAEKNCKNSSSPDSLPVTSSEKEISQSFPPFSNLMLIHIKGRRQVQVRVVEPSVRSLNSGDCFLLVDPDHCILWSGEFANKEERAKALELAAFIQSRRELSCRASKVVHLEEGLNSDGPEAADFWSLLGGRKHYRGAGAPDEDELFEQGVMESNCVYSLLEDRLVPQEQAWASIPSTALLDSSEVLVFDFGSEVYLWHGCDVSPSRKNVALQLTHQVWVGEYDYSNCRVNPLDPTQCNPSVQPRGEGRPSWALLAVVTEDNETALFREKFLSPMCGSDDTVEVASEGNAMQSLPVEPPSSDVLTPCDINALASGGLLEGDASVRTVLSGVDVHRGQGVITLEEGHQMELRTVSVDTWHVQEFDDSEIQVESTGQLHEGDSYVIRWTYSITAFDNRNSQDERGNASKPKESTAFFLWRGRHSCVSGQDTAAFLSIGMNNHEDSQLVVPQGKEPPCFLQLFQGGLVIHKGKREEPTSTAADWRLFCVRGELPEEALLLEGDCCCSSLRSRGSVVLLNSQQGVLYLWTGCKANSSTREVSKRAVERLTEMSPSELGLCKSNPVTVRFVEEGSEPSDFWTALGQMDRKAYDCMLQDPGKYNFTPRLFHLSASSGRFEAEELRSPIRLPGVVMAMPFVQESLYSVPQPALFLLDNRLEVYLWQRGQPEQTESSAAAWSLWHSERKCAMQTALQYCKEINPSRPPQAYFIFKGSEPLTFTNVFPRWERSHGPLTQRDSGEVKLTLVQDALAQLTKTQYPVEELLRSPLPAGVDPQHLEVYLSDQDFQAILEMKRDEYASLPSWKQTDLKKSKGLFY, translated from the exons ATGGATGCATCAGAGAAGCTGGTTCTGGAGCCCAGAGCAGAGCGGATTGCCCGCTACAAGGCCGAGAGGAGGCGAGAGCTGGCCGAACGCTACGGAGACTTAGAGGAGCTCCCCTCCAAGTGGGTGAGGCGGGATGGAAAGGAGCTGAACAACCCAGCGACCTCAGCACGTGGCGGGGAGTTAAACTCAGACAGCCTCGGTGAAAGAGTGAACGGCAAAACGCGAGATATTACAAATGGAGTCAAGGCCGACACTCCTGGAGAGCCAAACTACTTGAGAAG CCAGAATTGCCAAGATTCTATCAACGTCCCAAGTGAGGACGGGCTCCTTGTCCATCCAGGACCCGATGCCCCGCAGCTCCACACTCGGGTGTTGGTGGGCCAGTTGAGGAGTTCCCTCCTCCAGCAGACAGAGGGCAGAGCAGGCCAGGAGAAACT TGGTCCCGATCCTGGCCAAACCACATCCTCTCTGGACCTGGCGGCTGGTTCTGAGGGAGGCCGGCGGCGGAACAGGCGCTACCTTCAAGGGTCAGGAGGAGGTCGCAAAACCAGCGAGCGCTTCAGGACACAGCCAATCACAGCCAACGAGATGGAGGAGAGCACCGG GCTCTTGGATGCAgatgaaaatgacaagaaag CGGATGTGAAAACAGACGATAGAGCCAAAATGAGTGTGGCTGCCAAGATGTCTCTGTTTAAA GAACTGGAAAAGTCAGCTGCCTCCGATTCCTTAGCTCCGTTGAAGCCTCGCTCAGCCAGCAGCTTACATGAGCGGAGGATGCGGCGTAACAATGACCTCCGCTTTCTCACTCAGCCAATCACCTGTGAGGAAATGGTTTCAATGAG TGCTCCTCCTGCAGCGGAGGTCCAGTCTGGACAGTCTGAGTCAGTGGAGGACGGAGATGAGAGCTGCAGGATGAGCATGAGGGAGAAGTTGGCCCTCTTCAACAGGCTGTCCGTATCTGGAAAGAATGGCTCCGGTCCCGCTGACGGGCCACCAGAGAGGCGAAAACAGAAAGGGGCCCGGTACCGCACCCAGCCTATCACCGTGGACGAAGTCAGTCTG CTTCAGAAAGGCCCCATTCAGCTTCCCGCCTTCAGTTTGTCCCCAAATCTGTACGACAGACAGCAGGCCTCGTCTGTTAACCTGAAACCCAGCGAGGTGCACCTCACACAACCGAAATCCGAActttcagaaccagaatcaaCACGACAGGGCTTACAAGATCACAACTCTGAGCCGTGCTTGAAGGGAATCCTGAAGAAGAGCCGCCCTGACGACTCGAAGCGGAGCGGGACCGATGGGCAGGAACTGCCGCTGCTCAACCAGCAGAATGGTGAAGACTGCACAGATCCAGAGATGTTTGGGAGGTCAGAAAGACCGGAGAGGCTGGAACCACACAGAGACGCATCAGTCAAAGTAGCTCCATGGAGACAGAGAGCTCGAAACAGGAGGGAGACCCCGACACAACTCTCATCTGATCTGGATTCACAGATCATTTCCTCTGTGGGAAACGGCTCTGATGCTGG AACACAAGGTGAAGAGCAGAGTGTGGGGAGGCTTGAGGAAGAAgacaaacccaaacaaaaagCTTTGGTTTCCGTCAGAGTTTGTTCGCCAAAACTCCAAGAAACAGCAGAGTCACTGAGAGGAAAA gaGAAATCAGAAAGCCCTATTCTTGAGGCACCTCAGTGCTGG GAACCCGTCTTTGCGTCTGTCTTTGCTATCAATACACCCCAATATATCATGTGTTTTAATCAG ACCGTCATGTGCTTTGAGGCCCAGGAAGTCTCCTCTCCCACAAAGAGCCCGATTCAACCGCAATGGAGACAGAAG AGTAAAGAAGCCGAGCCTGAGCTTCAGATGGAAGAAGGtgaagagaggaaaacagagcaGCAAAGCAACAAGCAGGAAACTGAGATAAACATCGAGAGAA AATCTCCTGCTGAAACAGACAGTTGTGATATTTCCAATAAGAACATGTACTCCAGTGATGCTGCAACAG agactgtcctgcacatcgACCCTCCTCATGAAGAGACACCTGCTGATAGTTTGAAGATATCAGACGGAGGTTTCTGTGGCAGCCTGCCGCCTCCTCCAGCTGGCGGCACCACAGCATGCGGCGATGTTGCTGCTACAGAGACGGACCAGGACCTCGCCATCCTCTGCCAAAGCAGCACGCCCAT ACTCAGCTCAGCGGTCGCAGAGCACAGACGGGCGGTTCGTCCGTCCCGTCGGACTCAGGGCTCCAGAAACCCGCTGAGGGCTCTGGCGGCCAGAGACGACATCAGGCAGGACTACATGGGGGAAAGGGACAACAATGCTGCAGAGGAGAGGGGCCACGCAGAAAAAA ATTGTAAAAACTCTTCCTCACCAGATTCACTTCCTGTCACGTCCTCAGAGAAGGAGATAAGCCAGTCTTTTCCTCCATTCAGCAACCTGATGCTTATTCACATCAAAG GGAGGCGGCAGGTCCAGGTGCGTGTGGTCGAACCCTCGGTCCGATCGCTGAACAGCGGAGACTGCTTCCTGCTCGTCGATCCCGATCATTGCATCCTGTGGAGCGGAGAGTTTGCCAACAAGGAGGAGAGAGCCAAG gctCTTGAACTGGCCGCCTTCATCCAGAGCCGAAGGGAGCTCAGCTGTCGCGCCTCCAAGGTTGTCCACCTGGAGGAAGGGCTGAACTCTGACGGCCCTGAAGCTGCAGACTTTTGGAGTCTTCTTGGAGGAAGAAAACATTACAGAG GTGCTGGTGCTCCAGATGAGGATGAGCTGTTTGAACAAGGCGTAATGGAGTCCAACTGTGTGTACAGCCTACTGGAGGACAGATTGGTGCCTCAGGAACAGGCCTGGGCCTCCATCCCCAGCACCGCCCTGCTGGACTCCTCTGAG GTCCTGGTGTTTGATTTTGGCAGCGAGGTGTATCTGTGGCATGGATGCGATGTTTCACCCAGCAGGAAGAACGTTGCTCTCCAGCTGACTCACCAGGTGTGGGTTGGAGAGTACGACTACAGCAACTGTCGAGTCAACCCACTGGATCCCACTCAGTGTAACCCCAGCGTTCAGCC GAGGGGAGAGGGCCGTCCTAGCTGGGCCCTGCTCGCCGTGGTTACCGAGGACAACGAGACGGCGCTGTTCAGGGAGAAGTTCCTGAGCCCGATGTGTGGAAGCGACGACACGGTGGAGGTCGCTTCAGAGGGGAATGCAATGCAG TCCCTCCCTGTTGAACCACCATCATCAGACGTCCTGACTCCCTGCGATATTAATGCTCTGGCATCCGGTGGACTGCTGGAAGGAGACGCCTCAGTCCGAACTGTTCTCTCCGGGGTTGATGTTCATCGGGGCCAGGGTGTCATCACCCTGGAGGAAGGCCATCAGATGGAGCTGAGGACCGTTTCAGTGGATACCTGGCACGTCCAGGAGTTTGACGACAGTGAAATTCAGGTGGAGAGCACGGGGCAGCTTCACGAAGGAGATTCCTACGTGATCCGCTGGACATACAGCATCACTGCGTTTG ATAACAGGAATAGCCAGGATGAGCGTGGGAATGCTTCCAAACCAAAGGAGAGCACAGCGTTCTTCCTGTGGCGAGGACGCCATTCCTGTGTCAGCGGACAGGACACGGCAGCTTTTCTATCCATTGGGATGAACAACCATGAAGACTCACAA CTGGTTGTTCCTCAGGGTAAGGAACCCCCCTGCTTCCTGCAGCTTTTCCAGGGAGGTCTGGTCATTCACAAGGGAAAGCGAGAAGAACCCACCTCCACTGCAG cAGACTGGCGTCTGTTTTGCGTGCGAGGGGAGCTCCCAGAGGAGGCTTTGCTGCTAGAGGGGGACTGCTGCTGTTCCAGCCTGAGGTCAAGGGGCTCAGTCGTATTGCTGAACAGCCAGCAAGGGGTGCTGTATCTCTGGACCGGCTGTAAAGCCAACAGCAGCACCCGAGAAGTTAGTAAGAGGGCAGTGGAGCGTCTCACTGAAAT GAGTCCGTCAGAACTGGGCCTCTGCAAAAGCAACCCTGTGACGGTGCGTTTTGTAGAGGAGGGTTCAGAGCCCTCAGACTTCTGGACCGCTTTGGGCCAGATGGACAGAAAGGCCTATGACTGCATGCTGCAAG ATCCTGGAAAGTACAACTTCACTCCCCGCCTTTTCCATCTGAGTGCCTCTTCTGGCAGATTTGAAGCAGAGGAGCTCCGGAGTCCGATCCGGCTGCCAGGGGTCGTGATGGCGATGCCCTTTGTCCAGGAAAGCCTGTACTCTGTTCCTCAACCAG CCTTATTCCTACTTGATAACCGGTTAGAGGTCTACCTGTGGCAGAGAGGTCAGCCCGAGCAAACGGAGAGCTCTGCTGCAGCCTGGAGCCTCTGGCACAGCGAGAGAAAGTGTGCCATGCAGACGGCTCTGCAGTACTGCAAAG AGATAAACCCAAGTAGGCCCCCACAGGCTTACTTCATCTTTAAGGGATCAGAGCCTCTCACCTTCACTAACGTCTTCCCCCGCTGGGAGAGGAGCCATGGACCTCTCACACAG AGGGACTCGGGGGAAGTGAAGCTGACCTTGGTGCAGGACGCCCTGGCCCAGCTCACAAAGACCCAGTACCCTGTGGAAGAGCTGCTGCGGAGCCCCTTACCTGCAGGCGTGGACCCGCAGCACCTGGAGGTCTACCTGTCTGATCAGGACTTCCAG GCTATTTTGGAAATGAAGCGGGATGAATATGCCTCCCTTCCCAGCTGGAAGCAAACTGatctgaagaaaagcaaaggGTTGTTTTATTAG
- the svilc gene encoding supervillin isoform X6, which yields MDASEKLVLEPRAERIARYKAERRRELAERYGDLEELPSKWVRRDGKELNNPATSARGGELNSDSLGERVNGKTRDITNGVKADTPGEPNYLRSQNCQDSINVPSEDGLLVHPGPDAPQLHTRVLVGQLRSSLLQQTEGRAGQEKLGPDPGQTTSSLDLAAGSEGGRRRNRRYLQGSGGGRKTSERFRTQPITANEMEESTGLLDADENDKKADVKTDDRAKMSVAAKMSLFKELEKSAASDSLAPLKPRSASSLHERRMRRNNDLRFLTQPITCEEMVSMSAPPAAEVQSGQSESVEDGDESCRMSMREKLALFNRLSVSGKNGSGPADGPPERRKQKGARYRTQPITVDEVSLLQKGPIQLPAFSLSPNLYDRQQASSVNLKPSEVHLTQPKSELSEPESTRQGLQDHNSEPCLKGILKKSRPDDSKRSGTDGQELPLLNQQNGEDCTDPEMFGRSERPERLEPHRDASVKVAPWRQRARNRRETPTQLSSDLDSQIISSVGNGSDAGTQGEEQSVGRLEEEDKPKQKALVSVRVCSPKLQETAESLRGKEKSESPILEAPQCWEPVFASVFAINTPQYIMCFNQTVMCFEAQEVSSPTKSPIQPQWRQKSKEAEPELQMEEGEERKTEQQSNKQETEINIERKSPAETDSCDISNKNMYSSDAATETVLHIDPPHEETPADSLKISDGGFCGSLPPPPAGGTTACGDVAATETDQDLAILCQSSTPILSSAVAEHRRAVRPSRRTQGSRNPLRALAARDDIRQDYMGERDNNAAEERGHAEKNCKNSSSPDSLPVTSSEKEISQSFPPFSNLMLIHIKGRRQVQVRVVEPSVRSLNSGDCFLLVDPDHCILWSGEFANKEERAKALELAAFIQSRRELSCRASKVVHLEEGLNSDGPEAADFWSLLGGRKHYRGAGAPDEDELFEQGVMESNCVYSLLEDRLVPQEQAWASIPSTALLDSSEVLVFDFGSEVYLWHGCDVSPSRKNVALQLTHQVWVGEYDYSNCRVNPLDPTQCNPSVQPRGEGRPSWALLAVVTEDNETALFREKFLSPMCGSDDTVEVASEGNAMQSLPVEPPSSDVLTPCDINALASGGLLEGDASVRTVLSGVDVHRGQGVITLEEGHQMELRTVSVDTWHVQEFDDSEIQVESTGQLHEGDSYVIRWTYSITAFDNRNSQDERGNASKPKESTAFFLWRGRHSCVSGQDTAAFLSIGMNNHEDSQLVVPQGKEPPCFLQLFQGGLVIHKGKREEPTSTAADWRLFCVRGELPEEALLLEGDCCCSSLRSRGSVVLLNSQQGVLYLWTGCKANSSTREESVRTGPLQKQPCDGAFCRGGFRALRLLDRFGPDGQKGL from the exons ATGGATGCATCAGAGAAGCTGGTTCTGGAGCCCAGAGCAGAGCGGATTGCCCGCTACAAGGCCGAGAGGAGGCGAGAGCTGGCCGAACGCTACGGAGACTTAGAGGAGCTCCCCTCCAAGTGGGTGAGGCGGGATGGAAAGGAGCTGAACAACCCAGCGACCTCAGCACGTGGCGGGGAGTTAAACTCAGACAGCCTCGGTGAAAGAGTGAACGGCAAAACGCGAGATATTACAAATGGAGTCAAGGCCGACACTCCTGGAGAGCCAAACTACTTGAGAAG CCAGAATTGCCAAGATTCTATCAACGTCCCAAGTGAGGACGGGCTCCTTGTCCATCCAGGACCCGATGCCCCGCAGCTCCACACTCGGGTGTTGGTGGGCCAGTTGAGGAGTTCCCTCCTCCAGCAGACAGAGGGCAGAGCAGGCCAGGAGAAACT TGGTCCCGATCCTGGCCAAACCACATCCTCTCTGGACCTGGCGGCTGGTTCTGAGGGAGGCCGGCGGCGGAACAGGCGCTACCTTCAAGGGTCAGGAGGAGGTCGCAAAACCAGCGAGCGCTTCAGGACACAGCCAATCACAGCCAACGAGATGGAGGAGAGCACCGG GCTCTTGGATGCAgatgaaaatgacaagaaag CGGATGTGAAAACAGACGATAGAGCCAAAATGAGTGTGGCTGCCAAGATGTCTCTGTTTAAA GAACTGGAAAAGTCAGCTGCCTCCGATTCCTTAGCTCCGTTGAAGCCTCGCTCAGCCAGCAGCTTACATGAGCGGAGGATGCGGCGTAACAATGACCTCCGCTTTCTCACTCAGCCAATCACCTGTGAGGAAATGGTTTCAATGAG TGCTCCTCCTGCAGCGGAGGTCCAGTCTGGACAGTCTGAGTCAGTGGAGGACGGAGATGAGAGCTGCAGGATGAGCATGAGGGAGAAGTTGGCCCTCTTCAACAGGCTGTCCGTATCTGGAAAGAATGGCTCCGGTCCCGCTGACGGGCCACCAGAGAGGCGAAAACAGAAAGGGGCCCGGTACCGCACCCAGCCTATCACCGTGGACGAAGTCAGTCTG CTTCAGAAAGGCCCCATTCAGCTTCCCGCCTTCAGTTTGTCCCCAAATCTGTACGACAGACAGCAGGCCTCGTCTGTTAACCTGAAACCCAGCGAGGTGCACCTCACACAACCGAAATCCGAActttcagaaccagaatcaaCACGACAGGGCTTACAAGATCACAACTCTGAGCCGTGCTTGAAGGGAATCCTGAAGAAGAGCCGCCCTGACGACTCGAAGCGGAGCGGGACCGATGGGCAGGAACTGCCGCTGCTCAACCAGCAGAATGGTGAAGACTGCACAGATCCAGAGATGTTTGGGAGGTCAGAAAGACCGGAGAGGCTGGAACCACACAGAGACGCATCAGTCAAAGTAGCTCCATGGAGACAGAGAGCTCGAAACAGGAGGGAGACCCCGACACAACTCTCATCTGATCTGGATTCACAGATCATTTCCTCTGTGGGAAACGGCTCTGATGCTGG AACACAAGGTGAAGAGCAGAGTGTGGGGAGGCTTGAGGAAGAAgacaaacccaaacaaaaagCTTTGGTTTCCGTCAGAGTTTGTTCGCCAAAACTCCAAGAAACAGCAGAGTCACTGAGAGGAAAA gaGAAATCAGAAAGCCCTATTCTTGAGGCACCTCAGTGCTGG GAACCCGTCTTTGCGTCTGTCTTTGCTATCAATACACCCCAATATATCATGTGTTTTAATCAG ACCGTCATGTGCTTTGAGGCCCAGGAAGTCTCCTCTCCCACAAAGAGCCCGATTCAACCGCAATGGAGACAGAAG AGTAAAGAAGCCGAGCCTGAGCTTCAGATGGAAGAAGGtgaagagaggaaaacagagcaGCAAAGCAACAAGCAGGAAACTGAGATAAACATCGAGAGAA AATCTCCTGCTGAAACAGACAGTTGTGATATTTCCAATAAGAACATGTACTCCAGTGATGCTGCAACAG agactgtcctgcacatcgACCCTCCTCATGAAGAGACACCTGCTGATAGTTTGAAGATATCAGACGGAGGTTTCTGTGGCAGCCTGCCGCCTCCTCCAGCTGGCGGCACCACAGCATGCGGCGATGTTGCTGCTACAGAGACGGACCAGGACCTCGCCATCCTCTGCCAAAGCAGCACGCCCAT ACTCAGCTCAGCGGTCGCAGAGCACAGACGGGCGGTTCGTCCGTCCCGTCGGACTCAGGGCTCCAGAAACCCGCTGAGGGCTCTGGCGGCCAGAGACGACATCAGGCAGGACTACATGGGGGAAAGGGACAACAATGCTGCAGAGGAGAGGGGCCACGCAGAAAAAA ATTGTAAAAACTCTTCCTCACCAGATTCACTTCCTGTCACGTCCTCAGAGAAGGAGATAAGCCAGTCTTTTCCTCCATTCAGCAACCTGATGCTTATTCACATCAAAG GGAGGCGGCAGGTCCAGGTGCGTGTGGTCGAACCCTCGGTCCGATCGCTGAACAGCGGAGACTGCTTCCTGCTCGTCGATCCCGATCATTGCATCCTGTGGAGCGGAGAGTTTGCCAACAAGGAGGAGAGAGCCAAG gctCTTGAACTGGCCGCCTTCATCCAGAGCCGAAGGGAGCTCAGCTGTCGCGCCTCCAAGGTTGTCCACCTGGAGGAAGGGCTGAACTCTGACGGCCCTGAAGCTGCAGACTTTTGGAGTCTTCTTGGAGGAAGAAAACATTACAGAG GTGCTGGTGCTCCAGATGAGGATGAGCTGTTTGAACAAGGCGTAATGGAGTCCAACTGTGTGTACAGCCTACTGGAGGACAGATTGGTGCCTCAGGAACAGGCCTGGGCCTCCATCCCCAGCACCGCCCTGCTGGACTCCTCTGAG GTCCTGGTGTTTGATTTTGGCAGCGAGGTGTATCTGTGGCATGGATGCGATGTTTCACCCAGCAGGAAGAACGTTGCTCTCCAGCTGACTCACCAGGTGTGGGTTGGAGAGTACGACTACAGCAACTGTCGAGTCAACCCACTGGATCCCACTCAGTGTAACCCCAGCGTTCAGCC GAGGGGAGAGGGCCGTCCTAGCTGGGCCCTGCTCGCCGTGGTTACCGAGGACAACGAGACGGCGCTGTTCAGGGAGAAGTTCCTGAGCCCGATGTGTGGAAGCGACGACACGGTGGAGGTCGCTTCAGAGGGGAATGCAATGCAG TCCCTCCCTGTTGAACCACCATCATCAGACGTCCTGACTCCCTGCGATATTAATGCTCTGGCATCCGGTGGACTGCTGGAAGGAGACGCCTCAGTCCGAACTGTTCTCTCCGGGGTTGATGTTCATCGGGGCCAGGGTGTCATCACCCTGGAGGAAGGCCATCAGATGGAGCTGAGGACCGTTTCAGTGGATACCTGGCACGTCCAGGAGTTTGACGACAGTGAAATTCAGGTGGAGAGCACGGGGCAGCTTCACGAAGGAGATTCCTACGTGATCCGCTGGACATACAGCATCACTGCGTTTG ATAACAGGAATAGCCAGGATGAGCGTGGGAATGCTTCCAAACCAAAGGAGAGCACAGCGTTCTTCCTGTGGCGAGGACGCCATTCCTGTGTCAGCGGACAGGACACGGCAGCTTTTCTATCCATTGGGATGAACAACCATGAAGACTCACAA CTGGTTGTTCCTCAGGGTAAGGAACCCCCCTGCTTCCTGCAGCTTTTCCAGGGAGGTCTGGTCATTCACAAGGGAAAGCGAGAAGAACCCACCTCCACTGCAG cAGACTGGCGTCTGTTTTGCGTGCGAGGGGAGCTCCCAGAGGAGGCTTTGCTGCTAGAGGGGGACTGCTGCTGTTCCAGCCTGAGGTCAAGGGGCTCAGTCGTATTGCTGAACAGCCAGCAAGGGGTGCTGTATCTCTGGACCGGCTGTAAAGCCAACAGCAGCACCCGAGAA GAGTCCGTCAGAACTGGGCCTCTGCAAAAGCAACCCTGTGACGGTGCGTTTTGTAGAGGAGGGTTCAGAGCCCTCAGACTTCTGGACCGCTTTGGGCCAGATGGACAGAAAGGCCTATGA